A single window of Streptomyces griseoviridis DNA harbors:
- a CDS encoding glycoside hydrolase family 2 TIM barrel-domain containing protein, translated as MSFRTPTAGGFVEDVSPGSGALAPRAWYPASDAKSLTLNGDWRLRVSPTADAEDDSFAAPGFDAGGWARVTVPGHWVLQGDGAFGSPIYTNHLYPFPVDPPRVPTENPTGDHLRVFDLPSDWPAASEGGAVLRFDGVESCARVWLNGTEIGGFKGSRLPHEFAVGRLLKPSGNVLAVRVHQWSAGSYLEDQDQWWLPGIFRDVTLLHRPAGCAGDFFTHASYDHVTGQGTLRVDSEVAGRVAVPALDIDVATGTDVTVPVRPWTAETPHLYDGELITPGERVPLRIGFRTVELADGLIKVNGRPILFKGVNRHEWHPERGRALDLETMREDVLLMKRHNLNAVRTSHYPPHPAFLDLCDEYGLWVIDECDLETHGFVEQGWRDNPVDDDRWTPALLDRAARMVERDKNHPSVVVWSLGNEAGTGRGLTAMADWIHARDATRLVHYEGDLDCRDTDVYSRMYASHEEVARIGEGLDGGTHRRRRLPLVLCEYGHAMGNGPGGLADYQELFERFGRLQGGFVWEWIDHGIRDERFGYAYGGDFGEALHDGNFVCDGLVFPDRAPSPGLLEYKKVIEPVTIEGDGADGTVRITNKQDFADLSAFTFTWSYQVDGETVASGGLGVPALAPGASADVKLPSAPDGRGAETGWTVRASLAADTLWAGAGHEVAWGQGTVTARPAPAVTPAGTPAPAGDGTLVLGPGVFDARTGAPRAIGGAEVRGGPRLDVWRAPTDNDDGAPWQSDIRYGPLWRKLGLHRMLHRLDAVEHEEHALTVRTRVAPAARELGLATVYRWTSDGERLALTVTVTPEGDWTVPLPRLGVRFGLDGAAGRVRWFGGGPGEGYPDTKTASRMGRWESTVDDLQTPYVRPQENGARADVRWAEIGGLRVEGDPEFWFTARRWTTEQLDAADHRTDLVPGDTVWVNLDHGQHGIGSQSCGPGPLPTYRLRAERATFSFVFSPAN; from the coding sequence ATGTCTTTCCGCACCCCCACGGCCGGCGGCTTCGTCGAGGACGTCTCACCGGGTTCCGGGGCCCTCGCGCCCCGGGCCTGGTACCCGGCCTCGGACGCGAAATCCCTCACCCTCAACGGCGATTGGCGGCTGCGGGTGTCGCCGACCGCGGACGCCGAGGACGACTCGTTCGCCGCGCCCGGGTTCGACGCAGGTGGCTGGGCGCGGGTCACGGTCCCCGGCCACTGGGTCCTCCAGGGCGACGGCGCGTTCGGCTCACCGATCTACACCAACCATCTGTACCCCTTCCCGGTGGACCCGCCGAGGGTGCCGACCGAGAACCCCACCGGCGACCACCTGCGCGTCTTCGACCTGCCGTCCGACTGGCCCGCGGCCTCCGAGGGCGGTGCCGTGCTGCGCTTCGACGGAGTCGAGTCGTGCGCCCGGGTCTGGCTCAACGGCACCGAGATCGGCGGGTTCAAGGGGTCGAGGCTGCCGCACGAGTTCGCCGTCGGGCGGCTGCTGAAGCCGTCGGGGAACGTGCTCGCGGTGCGGGTGCACCAGTGGTCGGCCGGCTCCTACCTGGAGGACCAGGACCAGTGGTGGCTGCCCGGCATCTTCCGTGACGTGACGCTGCTGCACCGCCCGGCGGGCTGCGCGGGGGACTTCTTCACGCACGCCTCCTACGACCACGTCACCGGCCAGGGCACCCTTCGGGTCGACTCCGAGGTGGCCGGCCGGGTCGCGGTGCCCGCCCTGGACATCGATGTCGCGACCGGCACGGACGTCACCGTGCCGGTGCGGCCCTGGACGGCCGAGACACCCCACCTCTACGACGGCGAGCTGATCACGCCGGGCGAGCGGGTACCGCTGCGGATCGGCTTCAGGACCGTGGAACTGGCGGACGGGCTGATCAAGGTCAACGGCCGGCCGATCCTGTTCAAGGGCGTCAACCGGCACGAGTGGCACCCCGAGCGGGGCCGCGCCCTCGACCTGGAGACGATGCGTGAGGACGTGCTGCTGATGAAGCGGCATAACCTCAACGCCGTCCGCACCTCGCACTACCCGCCGCACCCGGCCTTCCTCGACCTGTGCGACGAGTACGGCCTGTGGGTGATCGACGAGTGCGACCTGGAGACCCACGGCTTCGTCGAGCAGGGCTGGCGTGACAACCCCGTCGACGACGACCGCTGGACCCCGGCGCTCCTCGACCGGGCGGCCCGGATGGTCGAGCGGGACAAGAACCACCCCTCGGTGGTCGTCTGGTCGCTCGGCAACGAGGCGGGCACCGGGCGCGGCCTGACCGCGATGGCCGACTGGATCCACGCCCGGGACGCCACCCGGCTCGTGCACTACGAGGGCGACCTCGACTGCCGTGACACGGACGTCTACTCGCGGATGTACGCCTCCCACGAGGAGGTGGCGCGGATCGGTGAGGGACTCGACGGCGGCACCCACAGGCGCCGCCGACTCCCCCTCGTGCTGTGCGAATACGGGCACGCGATGGGCAACGGTCCCGGCGGTCTCGCCGACTACCAGGAGCTGTTCGAGCGCTTCGGGCGGCTCCAGGGCGGCTTCGTCTGGGAGTGGATCGACCACGGCATCCGGGACGAGCGGTTCGGCTACGCGTACGGCGGCGACTTCGGCGAGGCGCTGCACGACGGCAACTTCGTCTGCGACGGCCTGGTCTTCCCCGACCGCGCCCCCTCCCCGGGGCTGCTGGAGTACAAGAAGGTCATCGAGCCGGTCACCATCGAGGGCGACGGCGCCGACGGCACGGTCCGGATCACCAACAAGCAGGATTTCGCAGACCTTTCCGCGTTCACGTTCACCTGGTCGTACCAAGTGGACGGCGAGACGGTCGCGTCGGGCGGCCTCGGCGTGCCCGCGCTCGCGCCCGGCGCGTCCGCGGACGTCAAGCTGCCGTCGGCGCCGGACGGCCGGGGCGCGGAGACCGGCTGGACCGTGCGGGCGTCGCTGGCCGCCGACACCCTCTGGGCCGGCGCGGGCCACGAGGTCGCGTGGGGCCAGGGCACCGTCACCGCGCGCCCGGCGCCCGCCGTCACCCCCGCCGGAACTCCGGCACCGGCGGGCGACGGCACCCTCGTCCTGGGGCCCGGCGTGTTCGACGCCCGCACCGGGGCGCCGCGCGCGATCGGCGGCGCCGAGGTGCGGGGCGGCCCGCGGCTCGACGTGTGGCGGGCACCGACCGACAACGACGACGGCGCCCCCTGGCAGTCGGACATCAGGTACGGGCCGCTCTGGCGCAAGCTGGGCCTGCACCGGATGCTCCACCGCCTCGACGCGGTGGAGCACGAGGAGCACGCCCTCACCGTGCGGACCCGGGTGGCGCCCGCCGCCCGGGAGTTGGGCCTCGCGACGGTCTACCGCTGGACCTCCGACGGCGAACGGCTCGCCCTGACGGTGACGGTGACACCCGAGGGCGACTGGACGGTCCCGCTGCCCCGGCTCGGTGTCCGCTTCGGCCTCGACGGCGCGGCGGGCCGGGTGCGCTGGTTCGGCGGCGGTCCTGGCGAGGGGTACCCGGACACCAAGACGGCCTCCAGGATGGGCCGTTGGGAGTCGACGGTGGACGACCTCCAGACGCCGTACGTGCGCCCGCAGGAGAACGGCGCCCGCGCGGACGTCCGTTGGGCCGAGATCGGCGGGCTGCGGGTCGAGGGCGACCCGGAGTTCTGGTTCACGGCCCGGCGCTGGACCACCGAACAGCTGGACGCGGCCGACCACCGCACCGACCTGGTGCCGGGCGACACGGTGTGGGTCAACCTGGACCACGGCCAGCACGGCATCGGCTCGCAGTCCTGCGGCCCCGGACCGCTGCCGACGTACCGACTGCGCGCGGAGCGGGCGACGTTCTCGTTCGTCTTCTCCCCGGCCAACTGA
- a CDS encoding carbohydrate ABC transporter permease, with product MTITAPETRRGAPPRAVRRRGGVMSSAGLYLATAVAAFLFLVPFYLLVRNALSTDAEITGEHWKFFPTDLQWGNVSALFDDSSVPFARSLLNSTVVAVLHTAGVLLVCSLAGYALARIPYRHANKVFYAVLGTLMVPTAVTFVPSFVLVSSLGWVDSYRGLIIPGLFSGFTCFLFRQYFLGFPKELEEAARVDGLGYWGAYWRVVVPNSLNFFAAIATITFIGGWNAFLWPLVIGQDPSAWTVQVALSSYMTNQTVVFHQIFMATAISILPLLFVFLFLQRWLVQGIAQTGIKG from the coding sequence GTGACCATCACCGCACCCGAGACGCGCCGTGGCGCACCGCCGCGAGCCGTGCGCCGTCGCGGCGGGGTGATGAGCAGCGCCGGCCTCTACCTGGCCACCGCGGTCGCCGCGTTCCTCTTCCTCGTCCCGTTCTATCTGCTGGTCCGCAACGCCCTGTCGACGGACGCCGAAATCACCGGCGAGCACTGGAAGTTCTTCCCCACCGACCTCCAATGGGGCAATGTCAGCGCCCTGTTCGACGACTCGTCGGTGCCGTTCGCCAGGTCGCTGCTGAACTCCACGGTCGTCGCCGTCCTGCACACGGCGGGCGTCCTGCTGGTCTGCTCGCTGGCCGGCTACGCGCTGGCCCGCATCCCCTACCGGCACGCCAACAAGGTCTTCTACGCGGTCCTCGGCACCCTGATGGTCCCGACGGCGGTGACCTTCGTGCCGAGCTTCGTGCTGGTCTCGTCGCTCGGCTGGGTGGACAGCTACCGGGGGCTGATCATCCCCGGCCTCTTCAGTGGTTTCACCTGCTTCCTGTTCCGGCAGTACTTCCTGGGGTTTCCGAAGGAGCTGGAGGAGGCGGCGCGGGTGGACGGGCTCGGGTACTGGGGCGCCTACTGGCGTGTCGTCGTGCCCAACTCCCTGAACTTCTTCGCGGCCATCGCGACCATCACCTTCATAGGCGGCTGGAACGCCTTCCTGTGGCCCCTGGTCATCGGCCAGGACCCGAGCGCGTGGACCGTGCAGGTCGCGCTCTCCTCGTACATGACCAACCAGACCGTGGTGTTCCACCAGATCTTCATGGCCACCGCGATCTCCATCCTGCCCCTGCTGTTCGTGTTCCTCTTCCTCCAGCGCTGGCTGGTGCAGGGGATCGCACAGACCGGCATCAAGGGCTGA
- a CDS encoding carbohydrate ABC transporter permease has protein sequence MSTTTARDLAHPSRAEAPPARPRRGLRGSRTLSFWLFIGPFLLGLALFVYVPIGWSLYLSFFEARFTVTPEKFTGFDNYTYMLTDPDFVGSLGTFTVFAAFIVPTTWALSLGLALMVNRLRFMRGFFRSVFFLPTACSYVAAALIWKMSIFSGVRFGLMNTVLGWFGVENIAWLADPNPPWYWLVIVSARLWLQSGFYMILFLAALQNIPGELYEAAAIDGAKPGWQTFRHITLPQLRATSTAVVLLLLIAAYQAFDEFFNLLSKTTWGRPPLVELYYTALGENQDYGAGSAGAVILTVLICAVTLLQGKFLGFGKGEESK, from the coding sequence ATGTCCACGACCACGGCACGCGACCTCGCGCACCCCTCCCGGGCGGAGGCTCCCCCGGCCCGGCCGCGGCGGGGGCTGCGGGGCAGCCGCACCCTCAGCTTCTGGCTGTTCATCGGCCCGTTCCTCCTCGGGCTGGCCCTCTTCGTGTACGTCCCCATCGGCTGGAGCCTCTATCTCAGCTTCTTCGAGGCGCGGTTCACCGTCACGCCCGAGAAGTTCACCGGGTTCGACAACTACACCTACATGCTGACCGACCCCGACTTCGTGGGCTCGCTCGGCACCTTCACCGTCTTCGCCGCCTTCATCGTGCCCACCACCTGGGCGCTGTCGCTGGGCCTCGCCCTGATGGTGAACCGGCTGCGGTTCATGCGCGGCTTCTTCCGTTCGGTGTTCTTCCTGCCGACCGCGTGCAGCTACGTCGCCGCCGCGCTGATCTGGAAGATGTCCATCTTCAGCGGCGTCCGCTTCGGCCTGATGAACACGGTCCTCGGCTGGTTCGGCGTCGAGAACATCGCCTGGCTCGCCGACCCGAACCCGCCCTGGTACTGGCTGGTGATCGTCTCCGCCCGGCTCTGGCTCCAGTCCGGCTTCTACATGATCCTGTTCCTCGCGGCCCTCCAGAACATCCCGGGCGAGCTGTACGAGGCCGCCGCCATCGACGGCGCCAAGCCCGGCTGGCAGACCTTCCGCCACATCACCCTGCCCCAACTGCGGGCCACCTCGACCGCGGTGGTGCTGCTCCTGCTGATCGCGGCGTACCAGGCGTTCGACGAGTTCTTCAACCTGCTGTCGAAGACGACCTGGGGCCGGCCGCCGCTGGTCGAGCTGTACTACACCGCGCTCGGCGAGAACCAGGACTACGGCGCGGGCAGCGCGGGCGCCGTCATCCTCACCGTGCTGATCTGCGCCGTCACCCTGCTCCAGGGCAAGTTCCTGGGCTTCGGCAAGGGGGAGGAATCCAAGTGA